Proteins from a single region of Paraglaciecola sp. T6c:
- the gshB gene encoding glutathione synthase has product MTIKLGVVMDPIGSINIKKDTSFAMLLGAQARGYEIFYMEMGDLYLNNGKPMAQMRRLTVQEDASNWFELQDEENRGLGELDVILMRKDPPFDGEFLYATQMFELAEQTGTLVVNKAQSLRDFNEKLFTSWFPELIPDTLVTRSSKLIREFHAQHQDMICKPLDGMGGTSIFRVKPDGNNLGVIIETLTHLGTQYAMFQRYLPEIKDGDKRILIVDGQVVPYALARLPQKGETRGNLAAGGTGRAQPLSESDLKLANTIAPLLVEKGLIFVGLDVIGDRITEINVTSPTCVREIEAAFPVDIIGMLFDAVEKRLSARDGH; this is encoded by the coding sequence TTGACCATTAAACTTGGCGTAGTGATGGATCCGATTGGATCGATCAACATTAAGAAAGACACTAGCTTTGCGATGCTGTTGGGTGCACAAGCCCGTGGCTATGAAATTTTTTATATGGAAATGGGCGACTTGTACCTTAATAACGGCAAACCAATGGCGCAGATGCGCAGGTTAACGGTGCAGGAAGATGCAAGTAATTGGTTTGAGTTGCAAGACGAAGAAAATCGCGGCTTAGGCGAGCTTGACGTTATTTTAATGCGCAAAGATCCGCCCTTCGATGGTGAGTTCTTGTACGCCACGCAGATGTTCGAATTGGCGGAACAAACCGGTACGTTGGTGGTGAACAAAGCGCAAAGTTTACGCGACTTTAATGAGAAGCTATTTACCTCTTGGTTCCCAGAACTGATCCCCGATACCTTGGTAACGCGCAGTTCAAAGCTTATTCGCGAATTTCATGCACAGCATCAAGACATGATTTGTAAGCCACTTGATGGCATGGGTGGTACGTCGATTTTTCGTGTTAAGCCTGACGGTAATAACTTGGGCGTTATTATTGAGACGTTGACGCATTTGGGTACACAGTACGCCATGTTCCAACGTTATTTGCCTGAGATAAAAGATGGCGACAAGCGCATTTTGATCGTGGACGGACAAGTTGTGCCATATGCCTTAGCGCGTTTGCCGCAGAAAGGCGAAACCCGCGGTAACTTGGCGGCTGGCGGCACGGGGCGTGCGCAGCCTCTGTCTGAAAGTGATTTGAAGCTGGCTAATACCATCGCACCTTTGTTGGTAGAGAAAGGGCTAATTTTTGTTGGTTTAGACGTTATTGGTGACCGCATTACGGAAATTAATGTCACCAGCCCAACGTGCGTGCGTGAAATTGAAGCGGCCTTCCCAGTTGATATTATTGGCATGTTGTTTGACGCCGTAGAGAAGCGTCTCAGTGCCCGAGATGGCCACTAA
- a CDS encoding LytR/AlgR family response regulator transcription factor → MYRCVVIDDEALARERIAQYISRSPLCEVVAEASSFENAKQLILEQQPDICFLGIQIIGGSGVELAKELHNSVSCHWVFTTAHSEYAIAAFELEATDYLLKPFQDSRLAQVIAKIHRKHQSITPKYETRRQLPIRSVGSVKFINTQDIIWVKGSANYVELYCEGKMHLHRETLSALAQTLDPTQFIRVHRSAIVNIDYVHSLNSELGRFSLLQLDNGDEVKIGQSYKAQLLSALGVDAE, encoded by the coding sequence ATGTATCGATGTGTGGTAATAGATGACGAAGCATTAGCCCGTGAGCGAATTGCTCAATATATTTCCCGTTCTCCGCTTTGTGAGGTCGTAGCAGAAGCAAGTAGCTTTGAAAATGCCAAACAGCTGATACTGGAACAGCAACCTGATATTTGTTTTTTGGGTATTCAGATCATCGGTGGCAGCGGAGTTGAACTAGCAAAAGAGCTGCACAATAGTGTTTCGTGTCATTGGGTGTTTACCACGGCCCATAGCGAATATGCTATAGCCGCATTTGAGTTAGAGGCAACCGACTATTTATTGAAGCCCTTTCAAGATAGCCGCCTGGCGCAAGTGATTGCGAAAATTCATAGAAAACACCAGTCGATTACACCGAAATACGAAACTCGGCGTCAACTGCCTATTAGATCCGTAGGCAGCGTCAAATTCATTAATACCCAAGATATTATTTGGGTGAAGGGCTCGGCAAATTATGTTGAATTATATTGCGAAGGGAAAATGCATTTGCACCGGGAAACCCTATCAGCACTTGCGCAGACACTCGATCCTACCCAGTTTATCCGAGTTCATCGTAGTGCTATCGTTAATATAGATTATGTCCATTCTCTGAACAGTGAATTAGGTCGTTTCTCTTTACTTCAATTAGATAATGGCGATGAGGTCAAAATCGGCCAATCATATAAGGCGCAATTACTTTCTGCGTTGGGCGTCGATGCCGAATAG
- a CDS encoding sensor histidine kinase, with the protein MSFRKSLGEIGEAKPSFWTLHLFGWSFYVLIFTIEYAAFNPYAANANYLIVMPLLFSGLVGGLLTWPLRYIYGHLSKGAPLQVLLVIITVCMLIAVIWTPIKNLLLMYFFDHVTLYDLYLGNQPEGFHVGELFLTVTYSFFMIMVWSCLYFGINYHFKLLHEKQLHLEAIRLSHVAQIKMLRYQINPHFLFNTLNAISTLVLRGDKSTANKMLVGLATFLRFSLDNDPEQKIRLRDEIKALMLYLDIEKKRFAERLNVHFDIEAATNNLLVPGLLLQPLVENAIKYAIAQMETGGIIEINARIHNNLLHLTVAVNGPNSHSIPSSTAQLREEGQRGGVGLKNVMERLQVLYAENHQFSIQKSPHSGCAVNIVLPVELRA; encoded by the coding sequence TTGAGTTTTCGCAAATCCCTTGGCGAAATAGGGGAAGCAAAACCTAGTTTCTGGACATTGCACTTATTTGGCTGGTCGTTTTATGTGCTGATTTTTACCATTGAGTATGCAGCATTCAATCCTTATGCGGCGAATGCTAACTACTTAATCGTAATGCCTCTGTTGTTTTCAGGATTAGTTGGTGGGCTCCTGACATGGCCGCTGCGTTATATTTATGGGCATTTATCAAAGGGTGCACCACTGCAAGTATTGTTAGTGATTATTACTGTTTGCATGCTGATTGCCGTAATTTGGACGCCCATCAAAAACTTACTGCTGATGTACTTTTTCGATCACGTAACCTTGTACGACTTGTATTTAGGCAATCAGCCCGAAGGTTTTCATGTAGGGGAGTTGTTTTTAACCGTTACCTATTCGTTTTTTATGATTATGGTATGGAGTTGTTTGTACTTTGGGATTAATTATCATTTCAAGTTATTACATGAAAAACAGCTGCATTTAGAAGCTATCCGCTTGTCTCATGTGGCCCAAATTAAAATGTTGCGCTATCAAATTAATCCGCATTTTCTATTTAATACATTGAATGCTATTTCGACGTTGGTTTTGCGCGGTGATAAAAGTACTGCGAATAAAATGCTAGTCGGCTTAGCGACCTTTTTACGCTTTTCACTGGATAACGACCCTGAGCAGAAAATCCGTTTGCGTGACGAGATAAAAGCTTTGATGCTTTATTTGGATATTGAGAAAAAGCGCTTTGCTGAGAGACTCAATGTTCATTTTGATATTGAAGCGGCCACTAATAATCTACTGGTACCCGGCTTGTTATTACAGCCATTAGTAGAGAACGCGATTAAGTATGCTATTGCGCAGATGGAAACCGGAGGGATTATTGAAATCAATGCTAGAATCCACAACAACTTGTTACATCTTACGGTTGCAGTTAACGGTCCTAATTCACATAGTATCCCCTCATCAACGGCGCAATTGCGCGAAGAAGGCCAACGAGGCGGAGTCGGTTTGAAAAACGTAATGGAACGTTTGCAGGTACTTTATGCCGAGAATCATCAATTTTCTATTCAAAAAAGCCCGCATTCAGGTTGCGCTGTAAATATTGTGTTGCCTGTGGAACTGCGCGCTTGA
- a CDS encoding YqgE/AlgH family protein has product MNSFQNYLLIAMPSMEDPYFSRSVTYICEHNEQGAMGLVINQPAGMSLKELINQTDKEAIVDDEKAENIVLAGGPVSQDRGFILHTTQPGWSASLALTSEIMVTTSKDILSSLGNSEAPEKSIVTLGYAGWSAGQLEEEIRANSWLMVEADTELLFDTPIHKKWEAAVHKLGIDTWQIAPTAGNA; this is encoded by the coding sequence ATGAATAGCTTTCAAAACTATCTGCTGATTGCGATGCCTAGCATGGAAGATCCGTATTTTTCCCGCTCGGTGACTTACATCTGTGAGCACAACGAGCAGGGCGCAATGGGCCTAGTGATTAATCAGCCGGCAGGCATGAGTTTGAAAGAGCTTATTAACCAGACTGATAAAGAAGCGATAGTGGATGATGAAAAGGCCGAAAATATTGTTTTAGCAGGCGGGCCAGTGAGTCAGGATCGTGGTTTTATTTTGCATACCACCCAACCAGGTTGGAGTGCCAGTTTAGCGTTGACGTCAGAGATCATGGTTACCACTTCAAAAGATATTTTGTCGTCACTGGGTAACAGCGAAGCACCTGAGAAGTCTATTGTCACCTTGGGCTATGCAGGTTGGTCAGCTGGGCAACTGGAAGAGGAAATTCGTGCCAACTCGTGGTTGATGGTAGAAGCGGATACTGAATTATTATTCGACACGCCTATCCATAAAAAATGGGAAGCGGCCGTGCATAAGCTTGGTATTGATACTTGGCAGATCGCCCCCACCGCAGGTAATGCTTAG
- a CDS encoding LytR/AlgR family response regulator transcription factor has product MSVFSALVVDDEPLAREGLALRLAEYENITVLGCCNNASQAYDVLSVKQPDVIFLDIEMPGKTGLELAEQLRLEGNPATIVFVTAFREFAVNAFDFKASDYLLKPFSDERLKECIEKLSCAGDVTRVVRQHEKLGRLLSRKTGNSIDSFIHSLEVSNELSSTHELNELQQVISLKSGSVWIRVKLDDIVWIEAAGDYMCVHTTGDTHIIRKTLKQFEQELDSVHFPRVSRSAIINIAKLTTLTPNSNGEYVAQLGNDIQVKVGRKYKFSIDELRPQ; this is encoded by the coding sequence TTGAGCGTTTTTTCAGCCCTAGTTGTGGACGATGAGCCTCTTGCAAGAGAAGGGCTAGCGCTGCGTTTAGCTGAGTATGAAAACATCACAGTGTTGGGGTGTTGTAACAATGCAAGCCAAGCATACGATGTCCTTAGCGTTAAGCAACCTGACGTTATATTCCTAGATATCGAAATGCCCGGTAAAACAGGTTTGGAACTAGCGGAACAACTTCGTTTAGAAGGAAACCCCGCGACGATTGTTTTCGTCACTGCCTTTCGCGAATTTGCCGTAAACGCCTTCGACTTTAAAGCTTCTGATTACTTGCTTAAGCCATTTTCCGACGAACGATTGAAAGAGTGTATCGAAAAGTTATCCTGTGCTGGTGATGTTACCCGAGTCGTGCGCCAGCATGAAAAACTAGGAAGGTTACTGAGTCGTAAAACCGGTAATTCCATAGACAGTTTTATTCATAGTTTAGAGGTAAGTAACGAGTTATCTAGCACGCACGAGTTAAACGAATTACAGCAAGTTATATCCCTTAAAAGTGGTTCTGTTTGGATCAGGGTGAAGTTAGACGATATTGTATGGATAGAAGCGGCGGGGGATTATATGTGTGTACATACCACCGGTGACACCCACATTATTCGCAAGACCCTAAAGCAATTTGAACAAGAGCTTGATAGCGTACATTTTCCTCGCGTTAGCCGCTCAGCCATCATCAATATTGCAAAATTAACGACGTTAACTCCGAATTCAAACGGAGAGTACGTGGCACAATTGGGTAATGATATTCAGGTGAAAGTTGGCCGTAAGTACAAGTTCAGTATCGACGAACTAAGACCGCAATGA
- a CDS encoding TlpA family protein disulfide reductase yields MQHALISLTSNNTQQTSTPLKNIQQQQILQKDLKQTNSACTIRVSAVLCVLLLMMFISPLTYATEPKPESKPEQKSAASAAPLKMAPNWSLQDADGNQVSSTDFAGKPLIIHFWATWCPYCKKLQPGLERLYVKYQQQGLQMIAISLREDEDAKPQEALNARGMTFKTLVNGDQVAMDKFYVRGTPTTFFINAKGQVVVATQLSDPHDPRLEQVVKSILVK; encoded by the coding sequence ATGCAACACGCTCTTATATCTCTGACCTCAAATAACACTCAGCAAACGAGTACCCCACTCAAGAATATCCAGCAACAACAGATCCTACAAAAAGACTTAAAACAAACCAACAGCGCATGCACTATAAGGGTGAGCGCGGTGTTGTGCGTTTTACTGCTCATGATGTTTATCTCGCCACTGACCTATGCAACTGAGCCAAAGCCAGAGTCAAAGCCAGAGCAGAAAAGTGCAGCGTCAGCAGCGCCGCTCAAAATGGCACCTAACTGGAGCCTACAAGATGCCGACGGTAATCAAGTGTCTTCAACAGATTTTGCAGGTAAACCACTGATTATTCACTTCTGGGCGACGTGGTGCCCGTACTGCAAAAAGTTGCAGCCTGGGCTAGAGCGCCTCTATGTGAAATACCAACAACAGGGCCTACAGATGATCGCTATTAGCTTGCGAGAAGATGAAGACGCCAAGCCACAAGAAGCGCTGAATGCACGAGGTATGACGTTTAAAACGTTAGTCAATGGCGACCAAGTTGCCATGGATAAATTCTATGTGCGAGGTACGCCAACTACCTTTTTTATTAATGCAAAAGGGCAAGTGGTGGTGGCGACTCAATTGTCTGATCCTCATGATCCGCGCTTGGAGCAAGTAGTGAAATCTATCTTGGTTAAATAA
- the ruvX gene encoding Holliday junction resolvase RuvX, with protein sequence MAKTGQRTVLAFDFGTKSIGVAVGQEVTGTASPLDAIKAVDGIPNWDVVAKVFEQWQPDLALVGLPLNMDGTFQQVTFAAKKFGNRLSAKYRVPVETVDERLTTVDAKARLFEMGGFKKLDKQKIDSASACLIFESWVEQSYS encoded by the coding sequence ATGGCAAAAACTGGACAGCGTACTGTTCTCGCATTTGATTTTGGCACAAAGAGTATTGGCGTTGCTGTAGGCCAAGAGGTGACGGGTACGGCTTCGCCACTAGATGCGATCAAAGCCGTAGATGGGATACCAAATTGGGACGTTGTCGCTAAGGTGTTTGAGCAGTGGCAACCTGACCTAGCGCTTGTGGGCTTACCCTTGAATATGGATGGTACCTTTCAACAGGTAACGTTTGCAGCGAAAAAGTTTGGCAATCGATTAAGCGCGAAGTACAGAGTCCCAGTTGAAACAGTAGACGAGCGTCTGACAACCGTCGATGCTAAAGCTCGTTTGTTTGAAATGGGCGGTTTCAAAAAGCTCGATAAGCAGAAGATTGATAGTGCATCTGCCTGTCTAATCTTTGAGAGTTGGGTGGAGCAATCCTACTCCTAA